From a single Glycine soja cultivar W05 chromosome 19, ASM419377v2, whole genome shotgun sequence genomic region:
- the LOC114400356 gene encoding uncharacterized protein LOC114400356: MDIPLRSTRKYLFKKTDLLRLRELASLVSDPVDFQAHHGKLLRILRVDVEEGCLETLVQFYDPLYHCFTFPDYQLVPTLEEYSYLVGLPVPDKIPFHGFEPTPKPSDIAAALHLKTSIIQANLTSKGGLQGLPTHFLYQQASIFAEAASILAFHSILALLIYGLLLFPNVDNFIDINAIKIFLAKNPVPTLLADTYHSIHDRTQAGRGTISCCAPLLYQWFTFHLPQSRAFKTNDDKLSWPRRIMTLDPSDIVWYQAASDVGEIIVSCGEYPNVPLLGMRGGISYNPLLARRQFGYPIKTKPNNLALTNEFYLNHGDHSNKRERFAQAWSAIRRLNISQLGKKSDYVHESYTQWVIDRTKSFGLPYRLPRYLSSTIPPSSLPIPFDTKEEFHEQLTKERQEKETWKRRCQELEQENETLKGKIAQQSRELFIQNQRMIEKDDLLRRKDVLLHQDARRKRKFMDLFSRAHSDSEDPSTPGV; encoded by the coding sequence ATGGACATCCCACTGAGAAGCACTAGGAAGTACCTTTTCAAAAAAACAGACCTGTTGAGATTAAGGGAGCTAGCATCTTTAGTAAGTGATCCAGTTGATTTTCAAGCTCATCATGGGAAGTTGCTCAGAATTCTTAGAGTAGATGTTGAGGAAGGATGCCTAGAGACCCTGGTTCAGTTCTACGACCCGCTCTACCATTGCTTCACATTTCCTGATTACCAGCTTGTCCCCACACTTGAAGAGTACTCCTACCTAGTAGGTTTACCTGTGCCAGACAAGATACCTTTCCATGGTTTTGAGCCTACCCCTAAACCCTCCGACATCGCAGCCGCCCTCCATCTTAAAACCTCCATCATCCAAGCAAACCTTACCTCTAAAGGAGGCCTCCAAGGTCTTCCCACCCACTTCCTCTACCAACAAGCCTCCATATTTGCTGAAGCAGCTAGTATACTTGCCTTCCATTCTATCCTAGCCCTCCTTATATATGGCCTTTTACTCTTCCCAAATGTTGACAACTTCATCGATATCAATGCCATTAAAATCTTTCTTGCAAAGAACCCCGTACCCACTCTACTCGCCGATACCTACCATTCTATCCATGACCGTACCCAGGCTGGCCGGGGAACCATTTCTTGTTGTGCACCTTTACTCTATCAGTGGTTTACCTTCCACTTACCTCAATCCCGTGCCTTCAAGACCAATGATGACAAGCTTTCCTGGCCTCGCCGAATCATGACTCTTGACCCATCTGACATTGTTTGGTACCAAGCAGCTAGTGATGTTGGAGAGATTATTGTGAGTTGTGGTGAATATCCCAACGTACCTCTTTTGGGTATGCGTGGCGGAATTAGCTACAACCCACTCCTCGCTCGACGACAATTTGGGTACCCGATAAAGACAAAACCAAACAACCTTGCCTTGACTAATGAATTCTATCTTAACCATGGAGATCACTCGAACAAAAGGGAAAGATTCGCACAAGCTTGGAGCGCTATCCGCAGACTCAACATAAGTCAGTTGGGAAAGAAATCAGACTATGTGCACGAATCTTATACCCAGTGGGTTATTGATAGGACCAAGAGCTTTGGTCTACCCTACCGCTTACCTAGATACCTATCGTCCACCATCCCACCATCATCCTTGCCTATCCCCTTTGATACTAAGGAAGAGTTTCATGAACAATTAACCAAAGAAAggcaagaaaaagaaacttgGAAGAGGAGATGCCAGGAGCTAGAGCAAGAGAATGAGACTTTGAAGGGAAAGATAGCCCAACAGAGCCGTGAGCTTTTTATCCAGAACCAGAGGATGATTGAGAAGGACGACTTGCTTCGTCGGAAAGACGTTTTGCTCCACCAAGATGCTAGAAGGAAGAGGAAGTTTATGGACTTGTTCTCCCGTGCACATTCAGATTCCGAGGACCCATCTACTCCGGGAGTTTGA